A segment of the Candidatus Delongbacteria bacterium genome:
TTGAGGAGAAGCCGCCCTGGTATGTGGAAGGGGCCAGTGGGTACCACAGCTCCGATGGCCTGTATCTGCGTTCGCGAGTGGGCAATCGCAACCTCTTCGGCAAGGCGCGCCACCTCTGGCTGGGAGGGCGGGCCAGCCAGACCCTGATGCGCGCGGAGAGCGGACTGATCGATCCACGCTTCCTTGGCGAGCGACTCTCGGGGGCGGCCACGGTGTATTACGAGAAGCAGGAGCTGCTGAACCAGAACTTTGGCGCGCGCAGCTTCGGTCTGGAACTGGGCGTGGACAAGGAGCTGGGCTCGCGCTGGCGCATGGGAGCGTCCCTTGTGCGTGAGCAGCGCCAGCTCTTCGGCAGTCTGGCCCGAAGCCTCACGGGTGAACTGGACAGCCTGTTGTCGGCGGCTGCTCTGGATCCGCGCGATCGCCTGAGCCTCGCGCCCTCGCTGCGATTCGATTCCCGGGACAACTTCCTGCGTCCGCGCAAGGGCATCCTGGGCTCGGTGAATGCCGAACTGTCACACGGACTTGACAACCGACTGGAGGACTTCCTCAGGCTGGACTCGGAGTTGCGCGCCTATCGTTCTCTGGGCGATCGCTTCATCGTGGCGGGCCTGGTGCGTCTGGGGCAGGCCCGACCTGTCTGGGGTGCCAATGTGCTCAGTCCCGATCGCCTGTATTTTCTGGGCGGCAGCCGCAGTGTGCGCGGATACGCCGAGAACTCGCTCTACCGTGATGCATCGGGTGCCGCGCTGGGAGGGCCGGTGGCCCTCTCCGGTGCCTGGGAACTGCGGACCGCACTGGGCCACAGTCTCGAACTGGTTCTGTTCGCCGATCAGGGGGTGTTGGCTGGAGGGTGGAACTGGGCGGACTGGGAACAACCGCGCACGGGTGCAGGGCTTGGATTGCGCTGGCAGACGGCGATCGGCCCGGTTGGCGTGGTGCATGGCTGGAAACTGGCTCGTCGACCGGGTGAGGACGCGGGCCGATTCCATTTCAGTCTGGGGTATCCGATCTGATTCTCGGGGCATGCGGAGCGTGCGATGACCGGCACTGGTTCTCCAAATCGCTGAAATCTCTTTGATTCAACTTTCTCTTTCGCTATTTCCGTACCGGATTGTCCCGGACTTCCAACCAAGTGGCGTGCGATCCGCCCCCCCGACCAGCTAAAATCTCGACATGCCATCACAAACCACTGGAGCTCGCCATGGGCCTGAACAGACTTATCCATCTGGCAGTCAAGGGGTCACTCTTGCTGTTCGCCTCTTCCACCGCACTGGCTGCGGCCAATGCCACGGGGCAGCCGACAAGCAGCCAATCTCCCGAACTGCAGGCGCTGATCGCCGCCGGCGGTGGCGGGTTCTCGCCCGCGATCCTGAATCTGGTGGGAGGCGCCCCCGATTCGGGTGACGGAAACGACGGACTTCCGCACATCAATACGCGACTGGGCGGACCCGAGAGCGAAGCGGGCGTGGGCGAGGTCACCGTCACCAGCGCTTGCCAGCCTCCCGCCCAGAGCGATGAGGAGTGGGGGTTCTGGCTGGTCGAGAGTGATTTCTACGGCGAATACTACGAGCGCACGGATTTCTTCCAGGGCGACGAAGGCTTCGACGAGATTCAGGTCAGTGGCTTCCAGGTCGGCTTCGAAGGCGGATTCGTCAGTTGCGGATCGGCCGAACTGGGCTTCCGGGTCCGCATCTACTCCGACCTCGCGGGCGAACCGGGCACCTTGTTGATGGACGAACAGGTGAATTCCACGGGTGTCCCGGGCCCCATGACCTATGCCGGTACCGAGGCGACCCGCCTCTACACCTGGTCGCTGCCGCTGAGTGCACCCCAGAACATCCAGCGCGGCTGGTTGAGCATCCAGGCCATCGGCGGCGACTGTTACTTCGGGCAGCTGACCAGCGTCGAAGGCACCGACAGCCATTCACTGTTCAAGAATGGAGCATCCAGCACCTGGGCCAGCCAGGGTTTCGACCTGAACTACTGCCTGATCAGCCATGCTCCCACGGCACCCGCCTGCCAGGTCGCCAGCCAGCCCAACGAGAACTGGGGCTTCTGGCTCACCGACGGAGTGTTCGGACCCCGTGCCGAGCGTTTCCAGGTGGACGGTGTGATCGGCTCCGTGGACCTGACCGGCACCAGCGTCGCCTGGAACGGCGTGGCCTGGCAGAGCTGCAATGATTTCACCGAAGAGTTCCACGTCACCTTCCATGCCGATGACAACGGCAGCATCGGCGAGCAGGTGAGCGAGTTCACCCTCACCACCACCGGCACCCCCACGGGCACTCCCTATTTCTGGAGCTTCCCCTTCATCAGCCGCACCTACCAGCTCCAGCTGCCTGTGCCCCTGCAGTTGTACACGGGCTGGCTCGAGATCGAAGCCGTCGCGGCCCCCGGCTGCTGGTTCGCCTGGCTCAACAGCCAGAACGGCGATGGATCCAGTCTGGTCTGGAACAACAATACCCAGACCTGGCGTGGGTTCAACCAGGACTTCGCGTTCTGCCTGAACACCATCGCCTGCCCGCCCGTGAATGACGTCCGCATGAGCCACCTGAATGGCACTCTCACTCTGTCATGGGACGCCATCCCGGGCGCAACCGATTACCGGATCCTGACCGCCAAGACTCCCTACGAACCCTTCACTGCCCTGGACATCACCACGGGTGGCAGCACCACCTGGAGCGTTTCCATGGATTCCGGCATGGAGTTCTACAAGATCGTGGCCGTCTGTCCCTGACCGACGCACCCTGTGAATTGCAACGCCCCCTTCCCGTCGAAGGGGGCGTTCTCATTCTGGGTGTTTTCTACCTTGGGCGCCTCATCCCACAAGTTGAAGGAAAGTCCGCATGCCCTCCGATCCTGCCGCGGTGGTCCTGTTGAGTGGAGGTCTGGACTCCACCACCTGTCTTGCCATCGCCCGCAAGCAGGGCTACCGTTGTCATGCCTTGAGTTTTGACTACGGGCAGCGTCATCGTCTGGAGCTGGACTGCGCGAGCCGTGTGGCCCGGGCCATGGGCGCCGAGCGGCATCTGGTGAGTCGCATCGATCTGGCCGCTTTCGGCGGGTCGGCCCTCACCAGCGGCATCGATGTTCCCAAGAGCGAGTCCGCGGAGGCAGTGGACCAGCACCAGGGCGTGCCCATTACCTACGTGCCGGCCCGCAACACGATCTTTCTGAGTTTCGCATTGGCCTGGTGCGAGGTGCTGGGCGCGTCCCACATCTTCATCGGTGTGAATGCACTGGATTTCAGCGGTTACCCCGACTGCCGACCCGAGTACATCCAGGCCTGGGAGCGCCTGGCGCGCTTGGCCACCCGTGCGGGTGTCGAAGGCCAGGAACTTGTGATCCACACCCCGCTGATGCAATGGGACAAGAGCCGCATCATTTCCGAAGGACTGGCCCTGGGCGTGGATTATGCCCTGACCACCACCTGTTACGACCCGGATGCCGCGGGTCTGGCCTGTGGTCATTGTGATGCCTGCCTGCTGCGCCTGCGCGGGTTCCGCCGGCTGGGCGTGACCGATCCGGCAGGATACCAGCCGGGGGCACGTCCCTGAATGGCCTACCTCGTCAAGGAAATGTATTACACCATCCAGGGTGAAGGGCGCCAGTCCGGCACACCCGCGGTCTTCTGCCGGATGGCGGGTTGCAATCTCTGGAACGGTCACGAGTCCGGCAGGGCCAGCGCGGTCTGCACTTTCTGTGATACCGATTTTCTGGGGACCGACGGACCGGGCGGAGCCCGCTTCGACTCGGCGGATGAGCTGGCCGCTGCTGCCCTCGCGCTGCAACCGGAACCCGAGGGGACCAGTCGCCTGATCGTGCTCACCGGGGGCGAGCCCCTGCTGCAGGTCGATGACGCGCTTCTGCAGGCCCTGCACGCTGCCGGATTCAGGGTGGCCGTGGAGACCAACGGCAGCCTGCCCGCACCGCCGGGTCTCGACTGGATCTGCGTCAGTCCCAAGGCGGGCGCCCCCTTCGTGCAACGCAGCGGCCAGGAACTGAAACTGGTGTTTCCCCAGCCCGCGCTGATGCCCGACGCACTGCCCCACACACAGTTCGAGCATTACCTGCTGCAACCGATGGATGGTCCCGAGCGCGAGCGCAACACCGAACTGGCCGTAGCCTGGTGTCTGGCTCACCCCCGTTGGGCGTTGAGCCTGCAGACGCACAAGCTGCTTGGGCTGCCCTGACCCGCGCAGTTTCCCATTTCAGGAAAGATCCCATGGACATCTTCAAGACCTTCCATCTGGAAGCCGCCCACCGTCTGCCCCGTGTACCCGAGGGGCACAAGTGCGCCCGTCTGCACGGCCACAGTTTCCGGGTGGATGTCTTCGTATCCGGAGAGCCCGGCGAGGACAGCGGCTGGATCGTCGACTTCGCCGAGATCAAGGCGGCCTTCCAGCCGATCCACGACCAACTGGATCACCACTACCTCAACGAGGTCGAGGGCCTCGAGAATCCCACCAGCGAACAGCTCTGCATCTGGATCTGGCAGCGACTGAAACCCCGGCTTCCGGGGCTCTCGCGGCTCGTGATCCACGAAACCTGCACATCAGGCTGCAGCTACCACGGACAGTGATCAGGACGCGTGAGAGAACCGGAAGACCGCCTCCCTGAGTTCTGTCTCGCGCGACCTTTGCATGACCATTGCCCCTCGACCGGATGCGAAGATTGGATCGTTCGCCATGTCCTGCCGACGCGGACCCGGATACGATCTGCATATCCGCGGCACAGGTCGGCGTCGTTCACGATCCAGCTCCCGGAAGACGATGTTTTCACGCCTCCTGTTTGCCCTGTGCCTCCTCTTCGTGCCCGGAATCCAGGCTGTCACCCTCACGGGACACGTGCGGGACGCGGAAACCCACCGACCACTGGAGGCCGTCAACCTGACGGTTGTCGGCAGCACCCAGGGCGCTGCCACCGACCAGAACGGTGCCTTCATCATCACGGGTCTGCAGGCCGGGCCACTGACTCTCTCCGCCAGCCACCTCGGCTATCTGCCCCTTGAGGTGCCCACGGTCATCGGGGAGCAGGCTCCCCCGCCCTTGACCGTGCTGCTCGTGCCCACCCGTGCCCGCATGGATGACGTGGTCTTCACGGCCACCCGCTCGGCCCAGCATCTCAAGGATGTGCCCGTGGCCACCGAGCTGCTGCGCGCCAGCGAGATGCACGCCCGCTCGGCCTTCACGGCCGCGGAAGCACTTGACGCCCAGGTGGGCATCACGGTCAGCGAGAGCATTGGCGGCGAAAAGCAGGTCAGCCTGCAGGGCATCGACCCCGACAAGGTGCTCGTGCTCGTGGATGGCCGCCGCGTGGTGGGACGCATCCGGGGGGCCCTGGACCTGGAGCAGCTGGCCACCCTGAACGTGCGACAGATCGAGGTGGTCAAGGGATCGCTGTCCACACTCTACGGCAACGAAGCGATTGGTGGGGTGGTCAACATCATCACCGACCATCCCACGGATGCGTTCGGGCTGACCGTGGACATGGGTGGGGGTTCGTACTACAGCCGTCGTGGCGATGGCTCACCCGTGCTGGACGGCATCAACCACACCAGCGGCATCACCATCGGCAAGGCCAGCGAGACTCGCAGCATGGACCTGGGCATCCAGTTCCGTCACATGGACCCACTGGACAGTGACCCCACCACCACCGAGACCGACGGCGTCTTCGAGACCGACCGGCTGAACCTGAATGCGCGCCTGAAACAGCAGGTGGCCACGGGTGAGATCTCGCTGGACGTGCGCAGCATGGACGAGAACAAGAACTGGATCGAGGACAGCCGGCGCGACGAGCGCATTCCCTTTCGCGACGAGGAAACCAATACCCG
Coding sequences within it:
- the queC gene encoding 7-cyano-7-deazaguanine synthase QueC, translated to MPSDPAAVVLLSGGLDSTTCLAIARKQGYRCHALSFDYGQRHRLELDCASRVARAMGAERHLVSRIDLAAFGGSALTSGIDVPKSESAEAVDQHQGVPITYVPARNTIFLSFALAWCEVLGASHIFIGVNALDFSGYPDCRPEYIQAWERLARLATRAGVEGQELVIHTPLMQWDKSRIISEGLALGVDYALTTTCYDPDAAGLACGHCDACLLRLRGFRRLGVTDPAGYQPGARP
- the queE gene encoding 7-carboxy-7-deazaguanine synthase; its protein translation is MAYLVKEMYYTIQGEGRQSGTPAVFCRMAGCNLWNGHESGRASAVCTFCDTDFLGTDGPGGARFDSADELAAAALALQPEPEGTSRLIVLTGGEPLLQVDDALLQALHAAGFRVAVETNGSLPAPPGLDWICVSPKAGAPFVQRSGQELKLVFPQPALMPDALPHTQFEHYLLQPMDGPERERNTELAVAWCLAHPRWALSLQTHKLLGLP
- the queD gene encoding 6-carboxytetrahydropterin synthase QueD — encoded protein: MDIFKTFHLEAAHRLPRVPEGHKCARLHGHSFRVDVFVSGEPGEDSGWIVDFAEIKAAFQPIHDQLDHHYLNEVEGLENPTSEQLCIWIWQRLKPRLPGLSRLVIHETCTSGCSYHGQ